The region AGTCGCCCAGATTCCTATTTGAACAGACATGGTTACATGCAGGGTAAAGAACAAGAGTCAAAAATGAAGACCCTGAATCTGCTACAAGACATTTATTTACCTTTGAAGTAGATGTAGCTCAGGAGATAAAGGACTGTGCTTGGATCCAGGTTTTTTAATTGAGTTATTTTTCCACTGGTCATTCCAGATACATACCGATTGATGGTATTGGTGCTCTCTATAGGGTTAGTGAAGTCAATCTTGAAGCCCTCAGTAAAATAGCACTGCTTCAAGACATGCAGGAAGTCAGGCTTTGGTGTGAACAGGTTGTCAACAAACACAGCGGTGCCTTGGCTGATCTTAAATGCCATACTTCCAATGATTTTCAGAAACGAAGCGTTTACATCCGTCTGAGTTAGCTGGGAGCTGTTGAAGCCCAGAGTACGAAACAGCTGCTGACGTGTTGCTCCTCGAGCCCCCACAGACAGAGCAGCCAAGGCAGCAGAGACACTAATTGGGGAGAAGAAAATGTGTTGGCCTTTAGCGGAAGGATGAGCTACCAACTTCCTGTAGAGATTGAAGGCAAACTCTTTGTTTGCCGAGGACACCAATAAGAGTTTGTCGTCACTGATGTCTGCAGAGAGGTCTGTGGCTTGTTTAGCTTGCACTATGGGTTGATGGCCTCTTGCTGTACAGATCACTGTCAAGAAGGTCCAGAGAACCACAATTGTAGACACCATCGTGATCTGAAACACAGGGTCAAAACTGCAttcatttgagtttgcatgatATTTGCCAGCAAAACATGAGGCCAagtttccattttgtttcttcaCCTGCGGGAGACTTCACTGTCCTCCACTTGTCTAATCATAGACATCCGATTTAAAGATGGTGGGTTCTTTTAAGTCACAACTGCATAGATTTTTCAAACAGGTCaagttaaatggaaaaaaatataagcTAAGATTAACTTTCAAGCAGGTTCTTCGCTA is a window of Xiphophorus hellerii strain 12219 chromosome 12, Xiphophorus_hellerii-4.1, whole genome shotgun sequence DNA encoding:
- the LOC116729518 gene encoding serine protease inhibitor A3K-like, coding for MVSTIVVLWTFLTVICTARGHQPIVQAKQATDLSADISDDKLLLVSSANKEFAFNLYRKLVAHPSAKGQHIFFSPISVSAALAALSVGARGATRQQLFRTLGFNSSQLTQTDVNASFLKIIGSMAFKISQGTAVFVDNLFTPKPDFLHVLKQCYFTEGFKIDFTNPIESTNTINRYVSGMTSGKITQLKNLDPSTVLYLLSYIYFKGIWATPFDPKLTTLDLFRVTETIEVPVPMMRMEADVETYYDEAIATSVLHLPFNNSYSMLLLLPDTMETLENKISPAHITRWLQRMKQSKYKISVPMFYMKTSYRLNDVLTEMGIADMFGDHANLSGIADEQKLVVSEVVHQATLDVDETGATAAAATGVGISFFSHTAPELKFNRPFIVVITEVSAENIIFMGKIVNPNI